The Corynebacterium halotolerans YIM 70093 = DSM 44683 region CCGGGGTGGCCCCCTGGATGCCGGCGCTGATCGCCGCCCGCGCGGCGAGAACAGCCGGCAGGAAGGCGGCCAGCACGGAGCCGAGCACCGCGAAGCCCCAGGCCGCCACGACCGGAAGCCAGGGGACGGTCACCGGCCAACCGGGATTCTGCACCGCCCACCACAGGCTCGTTCCGCCCACCCCGAGGACCAGCCCGAGGGTGGCGCCGATCAGACCGGTGAACAGCCCGTAGGCGAGCACCGCCCAGCGGATCTGCCGCGGGGTGGCGCCCTGCGAACTCATGAGCGCGAAGACCCGGGACTGCCGGGAGACGGCGATGGTGAACACCGGGGAGATCAGCAGCAGAAGCAGCACCACTCCGATCAGCACGATTGCCGCGGCGGAGATGACGGACAACCAGGTGGAGAGCGCGTTGTCGTGGATGAATGTGCCGGTGGAGCGGTACTCCGGGGCGAGTTCCTCGGCCGGTGGCGGGTCGTCGATGACGTCCTGGGACTGGACCAGGAAGCCGGCCTCGTTGAGGGCGAGCACGTCCTCCCAGGTGAAGGCGTCCGGGCCCGTGATCATCCACCCCGAGTCCGACGCCCCGAACCCGTCGACGCTGCGGTAGGCGGCCGGGTCGGCCAAGGTGGGCTCCACCGTCAGGGCGGCGTATCCGGGCATCACGCCGCTGACCTGGAGGCTCCGGCCCGCCCGTTCGCCCGTATCCAGCTCGACCTCATCGCCCGCGTCCACGCCGAGGCGTGCGGCGGTTGATTTCGGCAGCATGATCTCGCCCGGCCCGGGCAGGGAGCCGGTCTCCGGGTCGAGGTTGCGGGGCAGGGCATCGGCGGACAGTTGGCGCACGTGGACACTGTCGACGGCGGGACCCGCGCTGACCTCACTCAGCCGGTTCAGCCGCAGCTGTGCGGTGAACCCCTCGGGCAGGGCCGCCGCAAGGTGCTCCTGCTCGGAGAATCCGGGCGGTTCCTCCGCACCGGAGCAGTGGGCCTGGGTGGCGTCGGGCGACTGGATGCACTGCCCACCCGAGTACCAGGCGACGGTGCGGGGTTCGGCGATCCGCAGGGCGGACTGGTTGGACCAGGCCCACACCAGGTTGACGGAGAACAGGGCGACCGGGAGGGCGACCAGCAGGATTGCGGCGAGCAGGCGCAGCGGGTGGCGGGCCATGTCGCGCCGGGTCGGTCGGGTGGCGGCGAGCAGTGAGCTCATCGGTGATCATCCTCCGGCAGGACGTGGCCGTCGCGGACCATGATGACACGGTCCGCCCAGCCGGCGAACCGCGGTTCATGTGTGACCAGCAGGCCCGCGGCCCCGGCGTCGACCCGGTCACGCAGGATGCGCAGCACGTCGTCGCCGGTGGTGGTGTCGAGCGCGCCCGTCGGCTCGTCGGCCAGCAGCACGGAGCGCTCACCGATCAGGGCGCGGGCAATGGCCGCCCGCTGGGCCTGGCCGCCCGAGATCTCCTCCGGGTAGCGGTCGGCCACTCCCTCGAGGCCGACCTCGGCCAGGGCGGTCTCCGCGGAGCGACGGCACTCGGCGGGGGAGAGACCGTCGAGCTCGAGCGGGAGGGAGACGTTCTCCCCGACGGTCAGGGTGGGCACGAGGTTGTAGTGCTGGAAGACCAGACCGAGGCGGGTGCGGCGCAGCTGGGCGGCCTTGCCCGGTGAGAGGTCGGCGGCGTCGACGCCGTCGATGAGCACGCGTCCCGACGTCGGCGGCTGCAGCAGGCCCGCGACGTTGAGGAGAGTGGACTTGCCGGAGCCGGAGGGCCCCATGACGGCGACGAGCTCACCGGGCTCCAGGGCCAGGGAGACGTCGTCGAGCGCGACGACGCGGCGCGGGCCGTCGCCGAAGACACAGGAGACGTCCTGGAGTTCCAGGGGATACGGATCGGTGGGGGACATGGTGGGTCAGGCCTCCTGGTCTGTGGTGGGGTGGGCGAGCGCCTCGACGCGGTCGAGCCAGCGGGCCTCGGCCTCGAGGTCGAAGATGCGGCGTTCCAGTTGGAGACGTTCCGCCGTGCGGGTGGCACCCAGGTCACGGGAGGCGCGGTGAAGCCCGCGCAGCTCCCGCAGGGTGGCGCGGCGCTGCCGGTCGAGCAGGGCGATGAGGTCGACGTCGTGCCGGGCGGCGGCCAACGAGACCTTGATGACGAGTTCGTCGCGTTCGGACTTCGGCCGTAGCACCGGGTCGGCCCACCAGTCCTCGACGGCGGCGTGTCCGGCGTCGGTGAGCCGGTAGGTTTCAGCGGTGCGGCCGGTGGGGCCGGTGATCTGGCCGGCGGCCTCGATCAGCTCGTCGCGTTCCAGGCGGGCGAGGGTCTGGGTGACCTGCCCGATGTTGAGCGGCCACACCTCCTCGGTGAGCGCCAGGAAGCGTTGCTGGAGTTGGCTGGCGGAGCCGGGCTGCTCGGCGAGCAGGGCCAGCAGGGATGATTTGATGGGCATGGCGAGGTCCTCGTGGGTGAGGGGACGAAGTGGTTACCCGGTAACCATGAGGGGGAAGTTACCCGGTAACCAACAAGGTGTCCACCGGGGCGGGTCGGCACTGCCCCCTCGCGGTATTCACCGCTTTTGCGGGAACCTGAGGATGTGGGCCGGAAAAGGTTATGGGGCCGTTACTTTCCTGGTCCGGAGGCCGGGGGACGGGGATGCAAAAAAGAGACCCGGCCGTTATGGCCGGGTCTCTTTTCGGAAGCGGAAGTTATGCGATGGTGATGCCGCGCTCGGCGAACCACGGAACCGGATCCACGGCACCGTTGCCGGTCGGGTGGATCTCGAAGTGGAGGTGGGAACCGGTGGAGAAGCCCTCATTGCCCATGCCGGCGATCTTCTGGCCGGCGGTGACGCGCTCGCCGACCCCGACATCCAGGGTCGACATGTGGCCGTAGACCGACATGGAGCCGTCGTCGTGCTGGATGCGGATCCACTGGCCGTAGCCGGAGGCCGGGCCGGAATCGATGACGGTGCCGTCCATGACCGCGACGATCGGGGTGCCGATCGGGGCGGCGATGTCGATGCCGGCGTGGAGGGTGCCCCAGCGCATGCCGTAACCGGAGGTGAAAGCGCCCTCGGCGGGCTTGACCACGGAGGGCGCACGGGCGGCGAGGTCGGCCTGGGCGCGCTCGACGCTGTACTGGACGGCCTTGGTCAGCTGATCCTCGATATTGGAGACCGGCTTGAACTCGGAGATCGCCAGAATCTGCGGGGCGGCCCCGGCGAGGGAGGAGGACATCTGGGCGGCGTCGTTGGCCAGCTCATAATCGACGTTCGCGACCTCCGGGGAGGCCGGGGTCTCGGACTGGCTCTGCAGCGTCGCGGCCGCGGCGCCACCGGCGCCGGCGGAAGAAACCGTGCCCGTGGCAACGGCAACGAGGGCGACCCGGCCCTTGGTCGTCTGCGAGGCGGTGAACTTGCGGTGCCTACCTCCGGTCGACCGCTGAGCCTTGATGAGCATATATCTTCTTCCGTCGTTATCCGTCTTCGTCGCCACCGGCCGCGTTACCTTCGCAACCTATATTGTGACCGCTTCGTTATTTACCGGAGGTAACGATAGCGTCTCGATCCGATCCGGGCAACCCCGGACAACCTGAGAGAAATTAAATCGCCTTATGCTTCACAAACGTTACAGAATTAGCGCAGGCAAAACTTTCCGCCCCCGAGAGGGGGAGCGGCCTTCGTCGCGCCAAACCGGGGCGGAGCGGCGGGCGTGGCACAGTGGGACCCGATGAGCAAGAAGAGCAGTCCGCAGTCCCGGCCTTCGCGACGCCCCCGCAGCCGGACCAGCGGCCCGCAGCCGGCGCGCACCGCGGCCGGACGAGCGGCGGGCACGCAGCGGAGCGACAGGGGGCGGCGGGCGTCGGCACGCGCGAAGAAGAAGGACGCGAAGCAGCAGCCGACGGCACCGACGACACTGGGCGGACGCCTCCGCCGCTATCTGCCTGTGGTGCTGATCCCCAATGTCGTCGTCGTGCTCGGCATCGTCGTCGTGGCCCTCGCCGGACTGATGCTGTCGTCGACGACCCTGACCGCGCTGCCGGCGAGCGTCGCGCAGCTGTGGCTCGTCCTCAACCTCGTTCCCGTCACCGGGGGAGCGGTGGAGCTCGGCGTCCTGCCCATACTGCCCGCCATCGGGTTGATCGCGATGATCGCCCGCCGTGTGCACGGCGCGGTGAAGGACCGCGTCAGCATCGCCGACCTCGCCGTCCTCGCCGCCTGCACGCTGCTCGTGCCCGTAGTGCTGACACTGGCCGCGGCGGCGATGATGTGGGACGCCGGCCGGGTCTTCGCCGTCGGTCCGCCCCCGCTCGGCGACGCCGTCCTGCGCACCCTCGTCGTCCACCTCGTCGGCCTCGTGCTCGGCATGGGTGCCCGCCTGTGGCGCGCACTGCTGCGGCGCTACGGACTGCCCGGCTGGCTGGTCGACGCCGCGGGCAACGCGTGGCGTTTCCTCACCTGGTTGGCGGGCGCCGCCCTGCTGGTTCTGCTGGTTCTGCTGATCGCGGGCTGGGGGCGCCAGGGTGACCTGCTCGCCCCCTACGACGGGGTGGACGCCGTGGCGGCGCTGGTGGCCGTCAGTCTCCTCTATCTGCCGAACGCGCTCATCGCGACCTCCGGCGTGCTGCTGGGCTCCGAGTTCAACTTCGGTGAGGCGTCGGTCTCCCTGTTCTCCATCCACCTGGTGCCGCTGCCGCCGCTGCCGCTGCTCGGCGTCATTCCAGGGACCGCCTCCGAGTGGGCGGTGGTGCTGCTCGCGGTCCCGGCCGTCCTCGCCGCCGTGCTCGCGTACCGGGGCCGGCCGACCGGCGCGCAGGCGCTGGCGGGCGGTGTTCTCGCCGCCGTCATCGTGTTCGTCGCCTGCTACCTCACGCGTGGGGTGATCGGTTACTACGGTCCCTCCGGTCCCATGCTGTGGCTGACCCCCGCGCTGGCGTTCGTGTGGGTGGCCGGTGCCGGCCTCGCCGTCGCCGTCGTGGGCAGGATTGCGGAGCTGCGGTCTGCGGCGCCGGAGGCTGAGCCTGAAGAGCAGGAGGCCGGTGAGGTTCCCGATGGGACCGAGGCCGCGGAGACCTCCGGGCAGGACGAGGGGACGGACGAGGAAACGGACGACGACTTCGACGCCCCCGGGGACGCAGAGGATCCGGAGGACACTGAGAACCCGGAGGAGGCCGCCGCCGAAGACACCCACGAGGACTCCGGAGCCGACGCGGAGCCGGAGGCCGAATCCGTCCCCGCTGAGGACGCCCCGGACGCCGGTCCAGAAGCGGACCCGGTCGAGGAACCGGTGGAGGCCGCCGCGGAGGACATCACCGAAGACGGCAACGAGGAGACCGCCGAGGACTCCCCCGGAGAAGGTGGGGAAGAGCCGGGCGAGGCCGGGAATCCGGACCCCAGGGGCTAGGATCGGCCGGGTGACCTTCACCACCGACCCGATCACCCCGATCAATACTGTCGTGCTCGTCTCCGGTTCGGGGACGCTGCTGCAGGCCATCCTCGACAACCAGGACGAGCATTACCGCGTCAGTCTCGTCGTCGCGGACGTGGAGTGCCCGGCGCTGGACCGCGCGGAAGCCGCGGGCGTCGCCACGCGGGTCGTCCCGCTCGGCGGCGACCGGGATGCCTGGAATGATGCGCTGGCCGCCGCCGTCGAGGAGGCCGCCCCGGGCCTCGTCGTCTCCGCGGGATTCATGAGGATCCTCGGTGCCGGCTTCCTCGACCGTTTCGACGAACGCATCATCAACACCCATCCCGCGCTGCTGCCGTCGTTCCCGGGGGCGCACGCCGTCCGTGACGCGCTCGCCCACGGGGTCAAGGTCACCGGTTCCACCGTCCACTTCATCGACGCCGGAGTGGACACCGGCCCGATCATCGCCCAGCAGGCCGTGCCGGTCGAGCCGGAGGACACCGAAAGTTCCCTGCACGAGCGAATCAAGCAGGTCGAACGCCAGCTCATCGTGTCGGTGCTGCGCAGCGCACGCATCGACGAATCCACCAGGAAGGTTGAGTTCATCCATGAGTGATGACCGCAAGGCAATCAAGCGCGCGCTGATCAGCGTCTACGACAAGACCGGTCTCGAGGACCTGGCGCAGGCCCTCCACGGGGCGGGCGTGGAGATCGTCTCCACCGGCTCCACCGCGAAGAAGATCGCGGACCAGGGCATCCCGGTCACCCCCGTCGAGGACCTCACCGGCTTCCCGGAGTGCCTCGAGGGCCGCGTGAAGACCCTCCACCCGAAGGTCCACGCCGGCATCCTCGCCGACACCCGCAAGGATGACCACCTGACCCAGCTCGATGAGCTCGGCGTCGAGCCCTTCCAGCTCGTCGTGGTCAACCTCTACCCGTTCACCGAGACCGTGGCCTCCGGCGCCGACTTCGACGCCTGCGTCGAGCAGATCGACATCGGCGGCCCCTCCATGGTGCGTGCCGCGGCGAAGAACCACCCGTCCGTCGCGGTCGTCGTCGACCCGGCGCGCTACGGCGACGTCGCGAAGGCGCTCGCCGACGGTGGCTTCTCCCGCGCCGAGCGCACCGGGCTGGCCGTCGATGCCTTCCGCCACACCGCCTCCTACGACGTCGCGGTCGCCTCCTGGCTGGGCGAGCAGAACGACGCCGAGACCTTCCCGGCGTGGATCGGCTCCTCCCACGAGCGCGCCGCAACGCTGCGTTACGGCGAGAACCCGCACCAGGCCGCCGCACTCTACGCCGACGCCGGCGCCGGGGGGCTGGCCAATGCCGAGCAGTTCCACGGCAAGGAGATGAGCTACAACAACTACCAGGACGCCGACGCCGCCTGGCGCGCCGCCTGGGACCACGAGCGTGCCTGCGTGGCCATCATCAAGCACGCGAACCCCTGCGGCATCGCCGTGTCCGACGAGTCCATCGCCGCCGCGCACTCCGCCGCCCACGCGTGTGACCCGCTGTCCGCCTTCGGTGGCGTGATCGCCGCCAACCGGGAGGTCAGCGTCGAGATGGCCGAGCAGGTCAAGGACATCTTCACCGAGGTCGTCATCGCCCCCTCCTACGAGGACGGCGCCATCGAGGTGCTGCAGGCCAAGAAGAACATCCGCATCCTGCAGGCCGGGGCCCCCGAGCGCGCCGGCCACGAGCTGAAGCAGATCTCCGGCGGCGTCCTGGTGCAGGAGCGCGACACCCTCCAGGCCGAGGGCGACGCCGCCGCGAAC contains the following coding sequences:
- a CDS encoding ABC transporter ATP-binding protein — its product is MSPTDPYPLELQDVSCVFGDGPRRVVALDDVSLALEPGELVAVMGPSGSGKSTLLNVAGLLQPPTSGRVLIDGVDAADLSPGKAAQLRRTRLGLVFQHYNLVPTLTVGENVSLPLELDGLSPAECRRSAETALAEVGLEGVADRYPEEISGGQAQRAAIARALIGERSVLLADEPTGALDTTTGDDVLRILRDRVDAGAAGLLVTHEPRFAGWADRVIMVRDGHVLPEDDHR
- a CDS encoding PadR family transcriptional regulator, with the translated sequence MPIKSSLLALLAEQPGSASQLQQRFLALTEEVWPLNIGQVTQTLARLERDELIEAAGQITGPTGRTAETYRLTDAGHAAVEDWWADPVLRPKSERDELVIKVSLAAARHDVDLIALLDRQRRATLRELRGLHRASRDLGATRTAERLQLERRIFDLEAEARWLDRVEALAHPTTDQEA
- a CDS encoding M23 family metallopeptidase gives rise to the protein MLIKAQRSTGGRHRKFTASQTTKGRVALVAVATGTVSSAGAGGAAAATLQSQSETPASPEVANVDYELANDAAQMSSSLAGAAPQILAISEFKPVSNIEDQLTKAVQYSVERAQADLAARAPSVVKPAEGAFTSGYGMRWGTLHAGIDIAAPIGTPIVAVMDGTVIDSGPASGYGQWIRIQHDDGSMSVYGHMSTLDVGVGERVTAGQKIAGMGNEGFSTGSHLHFEIHPTGNGAVDPVPWFAERGITIA
- a CDS encoding DUF6350 family protein yields the protein MSKKSSPQSRPSRRPRSRTSGPQPARTAAGRAAGTQRSDRGRRASARAKKKDAKQQPTAPTTLGGRLRRYLPVVLIPNVVVVLGIVVVALAGLMLSSTTLTALPASVAQLWLVLNLVPVTGGAVELGVLPILPAIGLIAMIARRVHGAVKDRVSIADLAVLAACTLLVPVVLTLAAAAMMWDAGRVFAVGPPPLGDAVLRTLVVHLVGLVLGMGARLWRALLRRYGLPGWLVDAAGNAWRFLTWLAGAALLVLLVLLIAGWGRQGDLLAPYDGVDAVAALVAVSLLYLPNALIATSGVLLGSEFNFGEASVSLFSIHLVPLPPLPLLGVIPGTASEWAVVLLAVPAVLAAVLAYRGRPTGAQALAGGVLAAVIVFVACYLTRGVIGYYGPSGPMLWLTPALAFVWVAGAGLAVAVVGRIAELRSAAPEAEPEEQEAGEVPDGTEAAETSGQDEGTDEETDDDFDAPGDAEDPEDTENPEEAAAEDTHEDSGADAEPEAESVPAEDAPDAGPEADPVEEPVEAAAEDITEDGNEETAEDSPGEGGEEPGEAGNPDPRG
- the purN gene encoding phosphoribosylglycinamide formyltransferase, coding for MTFTTDPITPINTVVLVSGSGTLLQAILDNQDEHYRVSLVVADVECPALDRAEAAGVATRVVPLGGDRDAWNDALAAAVEEAAPGLVVSAGFMRILGAGFLDRFDERIINTHPALLPSFPGAHAVRDALAHGVKVTGSTVHFIDAGVDTGPIIAQQAVPVEPEDTESSLHERIKQVERQLIVSVLRSARIDESTRKVEFIHE
- the purH gene encoding bifunctional phosphoribosylaminoimidazolecarboxamide formyltransferase/IMP cyclohydrolase translates to MSDDRKAIKRALISVYDKTGLEDLAQALHGAGVEIVSTGSTAKKIADQGIPVTPVEDLTGFPECLEGRVKTLHPKVHAGILADTRKDDHLTQLDELGVEPFQLVVVNLYPFTETVASGADFDACVEQIDIGGPSMVRAAAKNHPSVAVVVDPARYGDVAKALADGGFSRAERTGLAVDAFRHTASYDVAVASWLGEQNDAETFPAWIGSSHERAATLRYGENPHQAAALYADAGAGGLANAEQFHGKEMSYNNYQDADAAWRAAWDHERACVAIIKHANPCGIAVSDESIAAAHSAAHACDPLSAFGGVIAANREVSVEMAEQVKDIFTEVVIAPSYEDGAIEVLQAKKNIRILQAGAPERAGHELKQISGGVLVQERDTLQAEGDAAANWTLAAGEAASADVLADLEFAWHAVRSVKSNAILLAADGATVGVGMGQVNRVDSAKLAVERANTLGDGAQRAQGAVAASDAFFPFADGFEVLAEAGVKAVVQPGGSIRDEEVIAAAEKAGVTMYFTGARHFAH